The genomic segment GAAAGGGGCCCTGGCGGGCGCCGGTGCGATTTCGTTAGGCAGTTACGAGGCCGTGGCCCAGATGGTGGGCGGACCTTCCGTCCGCGGTTGGGGTGTGCCCGCGGGCCTGGTGCGCATCGACAGCAACGAGAACGCCCTGGGGCCGTCTCCCCGGGCGGTCGAGGCGGTGTTGTCCCTGGTTACCAGCATCAACCGGTATGGCCAGAACCCGGACCTGCTGGGCAAGCTCGCCCGCCGGCACGGCGTTCCGGTCGTCGAGTGGACGGACAGTCCCTTCGCGCCGGTACATGACGCGTGGATTGCCGTAGGCGCCGGCTCGTCGGACCTGCTCTTCGCCATTGGCCATGCCTACGTTCGCGAGGGCACGGAGGTCGTGGAAAGCCTGCCAGGCTTCGGTTTCATAACCAGGTTCGCCGGTGTGGCGAACGCGGACCCGGTTCGGGTCCCCCTGCTGGATGGCATGAAACCCGATCTCGATGGTATCAGTGCAGCCGTGACCGACCGGACGTCCATGGTCGTCGTGACCAGCCCCGGCAATCCCACGGGCCAGTTGACCTCCCTGTCGCAGTTGAGGCCCTTTGTTGCGTCCATCCCCGAGCGGGTCCTGGTCCTCGCCGACGAGGCCTATATCGAATTCGCAGAGAACGAGGAAGACCGCGAAGGCGCGGCATCGCTGATCGCGGATCACCCGAACGTGATCGTTACGCGCACATTCTCCAAGGTCTTCGGCATGGCCGGCATGCGGGTGGGATATGCCGTCGCTCATCCCACGGTGATCGCACGGATCG from the Gemmatimonadota bacterium genome contains:
- a CDS encoding histidinol-phosphate transaminase; its protein translation is MSERKDESTTTGAGLSQAGPGLSRRGFLKGALAGAGAISLGSYEAVAQMVGGPSVRGWGVPAGLVRIDSNENALGPSPRAVEAVLSLVTSINRYGQNPDLLGKLARRHGVPVVEWTDSPFAPVHDAWIAVGAGSSDLLFAIGHAYVREGTEVVESLPGFGFITRFAGVANADPVRVPLLDGMKPDLDGISAAVTDRTSMVVVTSPGNPTGQLTSLSQLRPFVASIPERVLVLADEAYIEFAENEEDREGAASLIADHPNVIVTRTFSKVFGMAGMRVGYAVAHPTVIARIGRHRANTLTLLSTHAAAAALDDTDHLRRSQELVSRGKRYFYEQLDTMGIEYAPSESSFVMMNMKTDVDELVRRLREEHNVLVGNARARWNIEGWVRVTAGLPEENEAFVAALKKVLVSS